GGAAGAAAATGACGATCAAACTGATTGGTACCACCTGTGCTAAACGATGTGTAGCACGTTGCTGATTTTCAAATTGTCCAGTCCAGCCAATGGAATATCCTTCCGGAAGCTTAATTTTACTTACTTTTTGTTGTGCTTCAGCAATGGTGCTTCCTAAGTCACGGTCGCGGATGGAAAATTTGATGCCGATATAGCGTTTGATGTTGTCGCGATAGATAAAAGCAGCACCATTATCTTTTTCAATGGTCGCGATACTTTTCAAAGGAATTAATGTGCCATCACCACATGGAACCATCAGCTGTGCAATATCTTTTTCTGTTTTCCGATATTCGGGTGCGTAGCGTAGGCGAATGTTGAATTTGCGTTCACCATCGTACAAAATGGAAGCGGTCTTTCCGCCGAAGGCCATTTCCAGTACCGCCTGTGCATCTGCCGGTAGAACGTTGAAAGCTGCCATACGGGTCCGATCCAATACCACACTCACTTCGGGCTGACCAATATTGAGAATAATACCGGGTTCTTTAATGCCTTGAATACCTTTGACCTGTGCATAAACTTCTTTCGCCAGGCGGTCTAAGGTCGCGAGGTTATCGCCAAAGATCTTGATGCCGTTTTCGGCCTTGAAACCAGCAACGGCTTCGGCGACATTATCCGAAATAGGCTGTGAATAGTTATAGGTAATACCCTGAAATTGTTTGAGTTTATGGTCCATCTCTTCGATCAGCTGATCCATGGTGATTTTACGGGTCCATTCCTCTTTAGGTTTTAGGGCCACAGCAAACTGAACAAAGCCAAAGCCATTGGGGTCGGTACCATCGTTGCTCCGTCCTGTTTGCGACAGTACGCCGGTGACTTCAGGAAAGGTTTCCAAAGTACTCTTTAACAGTTTGGTTGTTTTAACCGATTCACGTAAAGAAGTGCTCATAGGCATCTCGGCAGTAACCCAAAGAGACCCTTCATTTAATGTCGGTAAAAATTCTGTTCCTAAAAATTTTGCAGAAAACAAGACTGCAGCTAGTAAAGTAATCGCAACGATCATACTCAGACGCTTGTTTCGGAATGTAAATCCAAAACCCTTGGCGACAATTCTATTCCAGAATTCAACAAATGGATTGTGTCTTTCTTTCACATTTTTATTGAGCAGAATATGCGATAAAGCGGGAACGAGTGTCAAGGTAAACAGTAATGCACCCAGTAAAGCAAAACCCAGGGTAAAGGCCAGTGGAGAGAACATTTTTCCTTCTACTTTTTGGAAGGAGAATATGGGCATCAATGAGGTGATGATAATCAGCTTGGAGAAAAAGATTGCTTTCCCCAAGCCTGTTCCTGTCTGTTTGATCCAACCTGCTTTGGCCATTTTGTTGAATTTCTCCATGCCCAGCTTATGGGCTTGGTGGTCCAACATGACAAATATCCCTTCAACCATGACGACTGCACCGTCGATGATAATACCAAAGTCTACAGCGCCTAGAGAAAGCAAGTTGGCACTCATGCCTGCTAGTTTAAGGCATAGAAAGGCAAAAAGTAATGCGAGCGGTATGATAATGGAAACGATGACCGTAGTGCGCCAATCTGCCATAAAAAGTAATACCATTAAGGTGACGAGCACAATACCCTCGATCAAGTTATGCATAACGGTATGGGTCGTGAAATCCATGAGATTGTCACGGTCATAGAAGGTTTGCATTTTGACATCCTTGGGAAGGATTTTGTTGTTGAGCTCGTCTATTTTCGCTTTTACAGCAGTTAAAACCTCTCTTGGATTTTCGCCTTTCCGCATTACGATGGTTCCTGCTACCACATCATCATTTTTACCAAAACCGGCTTGGCCCACGCGGGGCATCGCGCTTTCTCTTACTTCGGCTACATTTTTAACAAAGACAGGATTTCCTTTTTGGTTGATTACAGTGATGTTTTCGATATCATTGATTGAGTTGACCAAACCAATACCGCGTACGACGTAGGACTGGCCACTTTTTTCGATGACATCTCCACCGACATTCAGGTTACTTTTGCTGACAGCATCAAATACCTGCAAAGGGGTCAGATTAAATTTGTCTAGTTTGATAGGGTCAGTACTGATTTCGTAAACCAAATCCTGTCCGCCAAAAACGTTGATATCTGCTACACCTGGAACACCGCGTAAAGCGCGGTCAATGACCCAGGTCTGCAAAGTAAGGAGGTCGCGTGAATTACGTTGATCGCTATGTAATGTATAACGGAATATCTCTCCTGTAGGGCCATAAGGGGGCTGTACTTCAGGGTCGACATTGTCGGGCAAGCTTACAGATCGCATGAGGTTGTTGACCTGGTTGCGGGCAAAAGTGTCGTCAACACCATCATCAAAGATGATTTTAACAATGGAGAGGCCAAACATGGTGGTGCTCCTTATACTTGTTCTCTTTTGAACTGGACTCATGCCTAGTTCGATTGGTGTCGTTACAAAACGTTCGACTTCCTCCGCACTTCTTCCATTCCATTGGGTAATGATGGTTATTTGTGTATTGGTTACATCAGGAAATGCCTCAATAGGCATGCTTTTAAAGCTAATGAAACCAGCAATAGCCAAAATACCGACCCAAATAAAGGTAAATGCTTTATTTTTAATGGAAAAGGCAATGATATTTTTAATGAATTTGTTCATTCGTGTAAATGCTAAGACGGATTAATTATTCAGTGCTCTATAGATCAAAAGTTTATTGTTGACAACAACTTTTTCACCTTCCTGTAGTCCCGTAGCCATATAGGTTGTTCCTTCGTTTTGTTTGATCGGCAGTATTTCGCGAATCTTAATATCATTTTGGGATTTATAGATTAATACGAAATATTTGTTTTGATCGAAAATGACCGCATCAGAAGGAACTGCGAGCGCTTCCGTATTGGAGCGATGCAATACTTTAATGGTCGCTTTACTATCCGGAATAAGTAAACCATCCTTATTGTCTAGTACCACCCGTGCCTGCATTGAATTCGTCTGCGGATCGATGATCTTAAAGATTTTATCGATACTGCCCTGGAATTTTTTGTCCGGGTAGCTCAGGGTAGACACCATAGCGGGCATGCCCATACTGATCTTGTCGATATCCGTTTCGTTGACATTAAGAATTGCCCATACATCTTTTGTATTGGCCACATCAAAGATGTTGTCGCTGCGGTCACTACGCAACTGCATGTCCTTATTGATGTTCTTTTGGACGATGTAACCATCGATTGGAGATACGACCGAATAAATATTGCCTGTACGGACATTGTAAATCTGACTGACAGCCTCTGAACGGCGTAGCTGCTCTTTGGCTTTGGTTAATTGTCCTTTTGCCTCCAGCATGTCTTTATCTGTGCTCAATTTTCCGTTATACATATCTTCAGCTACACGGTAGTTTTTCTCGGCGAGTAATACATCGGTTTTGGCATCCGAAAGATCCTTTTGTATACCAGCGACTTCCGTACTTCTGATTGTTGCCAATACCTGACCTTTATGGACATAATCACCCAAAGAAACATTCACGGAGACAACATTCCCTCCAACGAGTGGGAAAATATCGATGTAATTGTTTTGATCGGCCGATATCTTTCCAAAAAAGTTGAGTTCGTCGGTCACATTTTCTTTTTTTACCGTAGCAAAACTTGTCGATTTAAGCATCGTCTCACTAATTTCGAAACCTTTGACAATGGTTGCATTATCTGTTTCTTTATGATTTTGGCAAGAGTAAAGTAGCACTATTGCCACAGTGGCTATAAGAAATTTTTTAGTTGACATGAGTTGAATTGAATATAGAAGTTTGAGCCAGGTAGTTTAATTGTTCGGCGTTGAGAATAATTTCCTTTTTCATATCGTATAACTTAAGAATAGATATGCGATAGCTGTCCATAAAATCAGTGAACTCAACTAAAGAAATATTCCCTTTTTTAAAATTATTGAATATGCCATCATAGACCACAGCGATGTTGTGAAGGTCGTCTGAAGTAATGGTAAAATATTGATTATATTGATTTTCCCATGACTGATAGTTGGAACGGATCTGTGACTCCAATAGCTGCCGTTGGACTTCAATATTTTTCTTTGCCTCTTCTTCGGCGTATTTCGCTTTGATAACATTTCCTTTATTTTGTTTCCACAACGGGATCGGAATGGCGGCTGTAACATTGACTTCATTGTGGAATACCCCCCCGTTCTGGCTGTAGGAAAGGCCAAGGTTAATATCAGGTGTATTTAAAGACTGTTGCCATTTTGTAAATAACTGTGAGCTTTCCGAGGTCTTTAAGGCAAATTGATAATCGGCATTGTTTTCCAAGGCCAATTGATAAATTTTGTCCAAAGCCATGGTTGGCTTTACGGCAAGTTCCTGATCTGCTTCTTGATCTGTTAACTTCGGTAATACATCTTCCTGACTGGAAATAAGCACACGTAATTGCTGCTGTAGATTGATGCTATTATTGATCGCTGTTGTTTTTTCGTTGTTGAGATCGATGGCCATTGTTTGAAGACGAACTTGATCTTTTAAAGAAATATTTCCTTTTTTTTCTTGCTCTTTATAAGCTACAAGTAAATTATTTAGGTAATCCAACTGGATTTTAATATCCGCCAATTTATGTTGTTCAAAGTAGAGGGAGTAGAAGGTTGTACGTAGCTGCGCACGGAGGCTTGCTAGCAATTGACTGAACTGTAATTTAGCAAGTTCAACATTTGATTTAGCAAATTCCACCTCATTCTTCTTTTTTCCACCGAGATAAATCAATTGGGATACGCTTGCTTCCTTGGATTGACCAATATGAAATGTTTGTTTGTTCTGTGGGTCATAGGCATTGGCAGACAGCTGCAACTGTGGTAGATCCCATATTTTGGCCTGTATAACGTCAGCCTCTGCTTGGCTGATGTCATATTGTTGCGCGAGCAAGGAGAGGTTACTTTTGATAAAGGTTTCTTCGCATTCCTGCAGGGTCATCTGTTGTCCCAAGATCTCACTTTGCTTAGTCCCAAATGTACTTTCATGAATGCTCGTATAAACAGCTTGTGGTGGTTTTTGTTGAGCAAAAGTCATGCTATTGAAAAGCAATAAAAATATAAGGGGTGTCTTTGTCATATGTTTCAAATCTTATGTAACAAAATAACTGGTCTAAGATTAAAGACCCCTTAATAAATGCTTAAAAAAAGCTTAAAAAAGCATGTTTGTCAGATGGGTGGATAGGTATTAATGGGTATAGTAAATAGATGTTCTTGTTGCTAAGAGACTTGACATAGTCTGTCTAAATCAGGTAACTATACTTCGCGGTTAGGAAACAATTTAAATAATAATACAAAAGTATGCGTAGATTG
The DNA window shown above is from Sphingobacterium thalpophilum and carries:
- a CDS encoding efflux RND transporter permease subunit; the encoded protein is MNKFIKNIIAFSIKNKAFTFIWVGILAIAGFISFKSMPIEAFPDVTNTQITIITQWNGRSAEEVERFVTTPIELGMSPVQKRTSIRSTTMFGLSIVKIIFDDGVDDTFARNQVNNLMRSVSLPDNVDPEVQPPYGPTGEIFRYTLHSDQRNSRDLLTLQTWVIDRALRGVPGVADINVFGGQDLVYEISTDPIKLDKFNLTPLQVFDAVSKSNLNVGGDVIEKSGQSYVVRGIGLVNSINDIENITVINQKGNPVFVKNVAEVRESAMPRVGQAGFGKNDDVVAGTIVMRKGENPREVLTAVKAKIDELNNKILPKDVKMQTFYDRDNLMDFTTHTVMHNLIEGIVLVTLMVLLFMADWRTTVIVSIIIPLALLFAFLCLKLAGMSANLLSLGAVDFGIIIDGAVVMVEGIFVMLDHQAHKLGMEKFNKMAKAGWIKQTGTGLGKAIFFSKLIIITSLMPIFSFQKVEGKMFSPLAFTLGFALLGALLFTLTLVPALSHILLNKNVKERHNPFVEFWNRIVAKGFGFTFRNKRLSMIVAITLLAAVLFSAKFLGTEFLPTLNEGSLWVTAEMPMSTSLRESVKTTKLLKSTLETFPEVTGVLSQTGRSNDGTDPNGFGFVQFAVALKPKEEWTRKITMDQLIEEMDHKLKQFQGITYNYSQPISDNVAEAVAGFKAENGIKIFGDNLATLDRLAKEVYAQVKGIQGIKEPGIILNIGQPEVSVVLDRTRMAAFNVLPADAQAVLEMAFGGKTASILYDGERKFNIRLRYAPEYRKTEKDIAQLMVPCGDGTLIPLKSIATIEKDNGAAFIYRDNIKRYIGIKFSIRDRDLGSTIAEAQQKVSKIKLPEGYSIGWTGQFENQQRATHRLAQVVPISLIVIFFLLFILFGNIKDSLLVLANVPFALIGGIIALHVTGMNFGISAGVGMIALFGICIQNGVILISEFHQNKKEGLPNDQSIYKGVKSRTRPVVMTALMASIGLLPAALSTGIGSESQKPLAIVIIGGLISATILTLLVFPIIYDIFNRKEKVQQTIAE
- a CDS encoding efflux RND transporter periplasmic adaptor subunit — translated: MSTKKFLIATVAIVLLYSCQNHKETDNATIVKGFEISETMLKSTSFATVKKENVTDELNFFGKISADQNNYIDIFPLVGGNVVSVNVSLGDYVHKGQVLATIRSTEVAGIQKDLSDAKTDVLLAEKNYRVAEDMYNGKLSTDKDMLEAKGQLTKAKEQLRRSEAVSQIYNVRTGNIYSVVSPIDGYIVQKNINKDMQLRSDRSDNIFDVANTKDVWAILNVNETDIDKISMGMPAMVSTLSYPDKKFQGSIDKIFKIIDPQTNSMQARVVLDNKDGLLIPDSKATIKVLHRSNTEALAVPSDAVIFDQNKYFVLIYKSQNDIKIREILPIKQNEGTTYMATGLQEGEKVVVNNKLLIYRALNN
- a CDS encoding TolC family protein — protein: MTKTPLIFLLLFNSMTFAQQKPPQAVYTSIHESTFGTKQSEILGQQMTLQECEETFIKSNLSLLAQQYDISQAEADVIQAKIWDLPQLQLSANAYDPQNKQTFHIGQSKEASVSQLIYLGGKKKNEVEFAKSNVELAKLQFSQLLASLRAQLRTTFYSLYFEQHKLADIKIQLDYLNNLLVAYKEQEKKGNISLKDQVRLQTMAIDLNNEKTTAINNSINLQQQLRVLISSQEDVLPKLTDQEADQELAVKPTMALDKIYQLALENNADYQFALKTSESSQLFTKWQQSLNTPDINLGLSYSQNGGVFHNEVNVTAAIPIPLWKQNKGNVIKAKYAEEEAKKNIEVQRQLLESQIRSNYQSWENQYNQYFTITSDDLHNIAVVYDGIFNNFKKGNISLVEFTDFMDSYRISILKLYDMKKEIILNAEQLNYLAQTSIFNSTHVN